In Actinomycetota bacterium, a genomic segment contains:
- the gntH gene encoding guanitoxin biosynthesis MBL fold metallo-hydrolase GntH, with protein MNAEINDMTELAYEGNEMPLTMTPVVGSPSREYAPTVLPLAERVGDGEIRVTILGSGDPFTNKAQASASVLMEVGNAERDFFFFDLGSGALANFNGLHLPVTATRKVFLTHLHADHVGDLPTLVWSMAKAGRRDPVEVWGPGGERPELGTRAYANHLTAAHAWDTASLNGHPGQSGAQMEVAEVPFDTTSTVYERNGVRISSFPVIHILNGAVGYRLDYNGLSVVFSGDTRPSHTLVDACDGTDLLIHETFPSAGVFAQKAGVPLAFAEQVVNGVHTSPAAAGMVFAKAGARMSVMWHLAVDHDTVGPVFSEMRTKYDGPVTIAQDLTAFTVSRASIVARQTTIDPFAWPVVGPTDISGPPMNSPNPPPSWWADALITD; from the coding sequence ATGAACGCTGAGATCAATGACATGACCGAACTTGCATACGAGGGCAATGAAATGCCCCTGACGATGACTCCCGTCGTTGGTAGCCCGAGCCGTGAATATGCGCCAACGGTGCTCCCACTTGCCGAGCGAGTGGGGGATGGCGAGATCCGGGTCACCATTCTGGGCAGTGGAGACCCGTTCACGAATAAGGCTCAGGCTTCTGCATCCGTGTTGATGGAAGTGGGCAATGCAGAACGCGATTTCTTCTTCTTTGATTTGGGTTCGGGCGCCTTGGCGAACTTCAATGGCCTGCATTTGCCGGTGACAGCAACGCGCAAGGTATTCCTCACCCATCTGCATGCTGACCATGTAGGAGACCTGCCGACGCTGGTGTGGAGCATGGCAAAGGCTGGGCGCCGGGACCCGGTGGAAGTTTGGGGCCCCGGTGGTGAGCGACCCGAACTGGGCACGCGGGCGTACGCAAATCACTTGACTGCGGCACATGCGTGGGACACCGCTTCACTCAACGGACATCCAGGTCAGTCTGGCGCTCAAATGGAGGTGGCAGAAGTACCGTTCGACACTACGTCAACTGTGTACGAGCGCAATGGTGTCCGAATCTCGTCCTTCCCTGTCATTCACATCTTGAATGGAGCAGTGGGCTACCGCCTGGACTACAACGGGCTGAGCGTGGTCTTCTCAGGTGACACCAGACCCAGTCATACTCTCGTGGATGCATGCGACGGCACGGATCTGCTCATCCACGAGACATTTCCCTCGGCGGGGGTCTTCGCGCAGAAGGCGGGTGTCCCATTGGCATTTGCAGAGCAGGTGGTGAACGGGGTGCACACCAGCCCGGCTGCCGCTGGCATGGTGTTTGCGAAGGCTGGAGCGCGCATGTCGGTGATGTGGCATCTCGCCGTTGACCATGACACCGTGGGTCCTGTATTCAGTGAGATGCGTACGAAATATGACGGCCCTGTGACTATTGCTCAGGATCTCACCGCATTCACCGTCAGCCGGGCATCTATCGTGGCACGACAGACAACTATTGATCCGTTCGCTTGGCCCGTGGTGGGCCCCACGGACATCAGCGGTCCTCCGATGAACTCGCCCAATCCGCCTCCGTCCTGGTGGGCGGATGCGCTCATCACCGACTGA
- a CDS encoding SulP family inorganic anion transporter, with amino-acid sequence MPSVLSSLRSYRPKTLRLDLVAGVSVWAVLVPESLAYATIAGVPPVVGLYAAIPALILYAIFGSSRILVVATMSATAALSASIVADFAAPSGQDFIAITAALAIVTGILGIAAGLARLGFLANFISEPVLKGFIVGLALTIIAGQLPELFGVTKESGNFFQEIAGLIGNLPSTNSATLAVGLVSLTVVLGFRRWLPLLPGSLAAVVLGILATTLLDLPAKGVEVVGPISAGLPSVGLPDGLGFEDYLALGLAAAGVLLLGFVEGLGPAKTYAARDGYDVDANRELIGLGAANLGAGLTSGMVVNGSLSKSAVNANSGARTQLSGLTVAALTVITLLFLTGLFESLPEATLAAVVIAAVIELVDFPALARFYRVWTGALGQIYGWAARADFIAATAALVGVLVFDTLPGLFIGITISVLLLVFRSSRPEVAALGRSIEPGGVQSMWVDTTRHPEILVRDDISVLRVESALFFANADNVRSAIRQHITEKTIGVVLDLATTPAIDVTATEMLAQLAQELRGRGVRLVVAHGIGQVRDFLQRAGSDTDVLQALYATVDEAVASFDESREN; translated from the coding sequence ATGCCCTCTGTCCTGAGTTCCCTGCGCAGCTACCGGCCCAAGACGCTGCGACTTGACCTCGTCGCAGGTGTTTCGGTCTGGGCTGTCCTCGTCCCTGAGTCGCTCGCATATGCGACTATCGCGGGAGTGCCACCCGTTGTCGGGCTGTACGCGGCCATTCCGGCTCTGATCCTTTACGCCATATTCGGGTCTTCTCGGATCCTTGTCGTCGCCACAATGTCTGCGACTGCTGCGCTGTCGGCAAGCATCGTGGCTGACTTCGCTGCTCCGTCGGGTCAGGACTTCATCGCGATCACCGCCGCGCTTGCAATCGTCACCGGGATCCTAGGTATCGCCGCAGGTTTGGCGCGCCTGGGTTTCTTGGCCAACTTCATCTCTGAGCCTGTGCTCAAGGGGTTCATCGTCGGACTCGCACTGACCATCATCGCCGGACAGTTGCCCGAGCTCTTCGGCGTCACCAAAGAGTCGGGCAATTTCTTTCAAGAGATCGCTGGACTCATCGGGAACCTCCCGTCTACGAACTCGGCGACTTTGGCTGTCGGGCTGGTGAGTCTCACAGTGGTCCTTGGCTTTCGTCGGTGGCTGCCGCTGCTTCCTGGATCGCTTGCCGCAGTCGTGCTCGGCATCCTTGCAACCACACTGCTGGACCTGCCAGCCAAAGGCGTTGAGGTTGTCGGCCCCATTTCTGCAGGTTTGCCGAGCGTGGGTTTGCCAGATGGCCTGGGCTTCGAGGACTACCTCGCACTGGGGCTTGCGGCTGCGGGGGTTCTCCTCCTGGGCTTCGTGGAAGGTCTTGGTCCGGCCAAGACATATGCCGCGCGCGACGGCTACGACGTCGATGCCAATCGCGAACTCATCGGCCTTGGTGCGGCCAATCTCGGGGCGGGCCTGACCTCGGGGATGGTTGTCAACGGGAGCCTGTCCAAGAGTGCTGTCAATGCGAACAGTGGAGCCAGAACGCAGCTCTCCGGACTCACAGTCGCTGCCCTCACGGTCATCACGCTGCTGTTTCTCACAGGCCTATTCGAATCCCTCCCTGAGGCGACCCTGGCGGCTGTTGTTATCGCTGCAGTGATCGAACTCGTCGACTTCCCTGCACTGGCCAGGTTCTACCGTGTGTGGACGGGAGCACTCGGCCAGATATACGGCTGGGCTGCCAGGGCCGACTTTATTGCTGCCACGGCAGCTTTAGTAGGAGTGCTCGTCTTTGACACTCTGCCGGGCTTGTTCATCGGCATCACAATCTCGGTGCTGCTACTGGTCTTTCGCTCCTCCCGCCCGGAGGTCGCAGCTCTTGGCAGAAGCATCGAACCGGGAGGCGTGCAGAGTATGTGGGTAGATACGACACGCCATCCCGAAATTCTGGTCCGTGACGATATCTCGGTGCTGCGTGTGGAATCTGCCCTGTTCTTCGCTAACGCTGACAATGTGCGCTCGGCTATTCGACAGCACATCACAGAGAAGACGATCGGAGTGGTCCTGGACTTGGCGACCACTCCTGCAATAGACGTAACCGCCACCGAGATGCTGGCGCAGCTAGCCCAGGAGTTGCGAGGGCGCGGCGTCCGCTTGGTGGTCGCGCATGGCATTGGCCAAGTGCGAGATTTCCTACAAAGGGCTGGGTCGGACACCGATGTTCTGCAAGCGCTGTATGCCACAGTCGACGAGGCCGTCGCATCCTTTGACGAAAGTCGAGAGAATTGA